From Granulicella sp. WH15, the proteins below share one genomic window:
- a CDS encoding GntR family transcriptional regulator encodes MPRRSKTHHPGEKHSVRMKAYLLIQKKIASGELRAGTLISELALSRELGSSRTPIREAAGQLLAEGLLELSPGGGIVVTRLTRQSIIELYELREALEVFAVGRAAQNPMQAADRERLESLIEETQVLLEELKTSGQWELDAAQMRRFTVSDLGFHALLLRLAANTRISKVIADTRLMILIFGIQRSGHRRDELERIYRHHREILEAVLEQDAKRARRLLAEHIQASAQERLAEFDHWERESSLANLDLANSLSLED; translated from the coding sequence ATGCCACGCCGCTCCAAGACGCATCACCCCGGCGAGAAGCACTCCGTCCGGATGAAGGCTTACCTCCTCATCCAGAAGAAGATAGCCTCCGGCGAGCTACGCGCCGGAACCCTCATCTCCGAGCTGGCGCTCTCCCGCGAGCTGGGCTCGAGCCGCACCCCCATCCGCGAGGCCGCAGGCCAGCTCCTCGCCGAGGGCCTGCTCGAGCTAAGCCCCGGTGGCGGCATCGTCGTCACCCGGCTCACCCGCCAGAGCATCATCGAGCTATACGAGCTGCGCGAGGCCCTCGAGGTCTTCGCCGTAGGCCGCGCCGCCCAGAACCCCATGCAAGCCGCCGACCGCGAGCGTCTCGAAAGCCTCATCGAAGAGACGCAGGTGCTCCTCGAAGAGCTGAAAACCTCCGGCCAGTGGGAGCTGGACGCCGCGCAGATGCGCCGCTTCACCGTCTCCGACCTCGGCTTCCACGCGCTGCTCCTGCGCCTGGCCGCCAACACCCGCATCTCCAAGGTCATCGCCGACACCCGGCTGATGATCCTCATCTTCGGCATCCAGCGCAGCGGCCACCGGCGCGACGAGCTGGAGCGCATCTACCGCCACCATCGCGAGATCCTCGAAGCAGTCCTCGAGCAGGACGCCAAGCGCGCCCGCCGCCTGCTCGCCGAGCACATCCAGGCCAGTGCTCAGGAGCGCCTAGCGGAGTTTGACCACTGGGAGCGCGAATCCTCCCTCGCCAACCTCGACCTGGCCAACTCCCTCAGCCTCGAAGACTGA
- a CDS encoding dihydrodipicolinate synthase family protein — protein MTPLLHGTYAAVLTPRDADGSINEALFRSWLNFLISRGVDGFAINGATGEFCLVTEPEFDRLMQIVAETIQDHPSIRFVAGVGAAGSAAAIRLGNLAARAGATGLLLPMPYFFPYSQADVKSFSRTVAASVQAPILLYNLPQFTSPLAPATSLELIRDTDNIVGIKDSSGSLDTLRLLTSEGIPATRIVGNDGALAQALVERVTDGVISGVACALPELMTQLYRMGCIDPLATSFEHLVASLKLFIAQLDPFPTPWGLKIIAEARNLAPATFPFPLAPERVLQTAQFTAWFAEHRSELQVQ, from the coding sequence ATGACTCCGCTTCTTCACGGCACCTACGCCGCCGTCCTCACCCCGCGCGACGCAGACGGCAGCATCAATGAAGCCCTGTTCCGCTCCTGGCTCAACTTCCTCATCTCCCGCGGCGTCGACGGATTCGCCATCAACGGAGCCACCGGCGAGTTCTGCCTGGTCACCGAGCCCGAGTTCGACCGCCTCATGCAGATCGTCGCCGAGACCATCCAGGACCACCCCTCCATCCGCTTCGTCGCCGGAGTCGGAGCCGCCGGTTCCGCCGCCGCCATCCGCCTGGGCAACCTCGCCGCCCGCGCCGGAGCCACCGGCCTGCTCCTCCCGATGCCCTACTTCTTCCCCTACTCCCAGGCCGACGTAAAGTCCTTCAGCCGCACGGTCGCGGCCAGCGTCCAGGCCCCGATCCTGCTCTACAACCTGCCGCAGTTCACCTCTCCGCTCGCCCCCGCCACCTCGCTCGAGCTGATCCGAGACACGGACAACATCGTCGGCATCAAGGACAGCAGCGGCTCGCTCGACACCCTGCGCCTGCTCACCTCCGAGGGCATCCCCGCCACCCGCATCGTCGGCAACGACGGCGCGCTCGCCCAAGCCCTCGTCGAGCGCGTCACCGACGGCGTCATCTCCGGCGTCGCCTGCGCCCTGCCCGAGCTGATGACCCAGCTCTACCGCATGGGCTGCATCGATCCACTCGCCACCAGCTTCGAGCATCTGGTAGCCTCGCTCAAGCTCTTCATCGCCCAGCTCGATCCCTTCCCAACGCCCTGGGGGCTGAAGATCATCGCCGAGGCCCGCAACCTGGCCCCGGCCACATTTCCGTTCCCACTCGCTCCCGAGCGCGTGCTCCAGACGGCCCAATTCACCGCCTGGTTCGCCGAGCATCGCAGCGAATTGCAGGTGCAGTAG
- a CDS encoding fucose isomerase, with the protein MANCIYLVTSGDLRPAANRNCWPAQAELEAQLQQCISARGYTLQRAFPYAPVAQHGFISSQRMGMDIFAEIPTGAPLIFATAAWQYTHHVLAGLRRHRGPILTIANWSGQWPGLVGLLNLNGSLVKAGVRFSTLWSKDFDDSFFLDGLAQWLASGHVDHDLTHVRPFVSAPAPIAPIAQEIATALQTRSAILGVFDEGCMGMYNAILDDELLNPMGIYKERLSQSALVARMSTVSTADAQAIRTWLDTRGLTFKTGTDEATELTDAQILDQCRMYVAAVRIAKEFGCDAIGIQYQQGLKDMAPASDLVEGLLNNPDRPPVFDESGNELYPNAALPHFNEVDEGAAVDALITNRCWMRLDLDPSTTLHDLRWGEHYKDEVIDAFVWVLQISGAAPASHFVGGYAGSSSERQPPMYFPLGGGTLKGVGRPGQIVWSRVFQENGKLHADIGRGSVVLLPESETNRRWSQTTPQWPLVSAIFHGISRDSFMARHRANHVSIAYATDGPEADRALALKAETLRLLGVEVHLCGTVQL; encoded by the coding sequence ATGGCGAATTGTATCTACCTCGTAACCAGCGGCGACCTTCGCCCGGCGGCAAACCGCAACTGCTGGCCCGCGCAAGCCGAGCTGGAAGCCCAGCTCCAACAGTGCATCTCCGCCCGCGGCTACACGCTCCAACGCGCCTTCCCCTACGCCCCCGTCGCCCAGCACGGCTTCATCTCCAGCCAGCGCATGGGCATGGACATCTTCGCCGAGATCCCCACTGGCGCGCCGCTCATCTTCGCCACCGCCGCCTGGCAGTACACCCACCACGTCCTCGCCGGACTGCGCCGCCACCGTGGCCCCATCCTCACCATCGCCAACTGGTCCGGACAGTGGCCGGGCCTGGTAGGCCTGCTCAACCTGAACGGCTCGCTGGTCAAGGCCGGGGTACGCTTCTCCACCCTCTGGAGCAAAGACTTCGACGATAGCTTCTTCCTCGACGGCCTAGCCCAGTGGCTGGCCAGCGGCCACGTCGATCACGACCTCACCCACGTCCGCCCCTTCGTCTCCGCCCCCGCGCCAATCGCCCCCATCGCCCAGGAGATCGCCACCGCCCTTCAGACCCGCAGCGCCATCCTCGGCGTCTTCGATGAGGGCTGCATGGGCATGTACAACGCCATCCTCGACGACGAGCTGCTGAACCCCATGGGCATCTACAAGGAGCGCCTCAGCCAGTCCGCGCTGGTAGCGCGCATGAGCACTGTCTCTACCGCCGACGCGCAAGCCATCCGCACCTGGCTTGACACACGCGGCCTCACCTTCAAGACCGGCACCGACGAGGCCACCGAGCTGACCGACGCCCAGATCCTCGACCAGTGCCGCATGTACGTCGCCGCCGTGCGCATCGCGAAGGAGTTCGGCTGCGATGCCATCGGCATCCAGTACCAGCAGGGCCTCAAGGACATGGCCCCGGCCTCCGACCTCGTAGAGGGCCTCCTGAACAACCCCGACCGCCCACCCGTCTTCGACGAGTCCGGCAACGAACTCTACCCCAACGCGGCCCTCCCCCACTTCAACGAGGTGGACGAAGGAGCCGCCGTAGACGCCCTCATCACCAACCGCTGCTGGATGCGCCTCGACCTCGATCCCTCCACCACCCTGCACGACCTGCGCTGGGGCGAGCACTACAAGGACGAGGTGATCGACGCCTTCGTCTGGGTCCTGCAAATCTCCGGAGCCGCACCCGCCTCGCACTTCGTCGGAGGCTACGCAGGCTCCAGCAGCGAGCGCCAACCGCCCATGTACTTCCCGCTCGGCGGAGGCACGCTCAAGGGTGTCGGCAGACCCGGCCAGATCGTCTGGAGCCGCGTCTTTCAAGAGAACGGCAAGCTCCACGCCGATATCGGCCGCGGCTCGGTCGTGCTTCTGCCCGAGTCCGAGACCAACCGCCGCTGGTCCCAGACCACACCACAGTGGCCGTTGGTCTCGGCCATCTTCCACGGCATCTCGCGCGACTCCTTCATGGCCCGGCACCGCGCCAACCACGTCAGCATCGCCTACGCCACCGACGGCCCCGAGGCCGACCGCGCCCTGGCTCTCAAGGCCGAAACCCTCCGCCTGCTCGGGGTCGAGGTCCATCTCTGCGGAACGGTGCAGCTCTAA
- a CDS encoding MFS transporter has translation MPTTLDDRPQYRWAVVGMLWCVCFFNYADRQAIFSVFPLLASEFRLSDIQLGVVAASFMWVYAGFGPIAGWISDRVSRKTVILGALAFWSLATAATALSTGYSSLVWLRALGGLGEAFYFPAAMSMLGDYHGQTTRSRAMSIHQSSVYAGSIAGGTLSALVAEHHGWRSSFLFFGAAGLLLNIMLLLSLREPTRGATEEKLATHEKQSILTGIRDVLTNPNALALIAIFIGANFVAVVFLTWMPTFLFRKFHMTVAMAGFSATAYIQAASVCGVLLGGMLADRAARQSRSGRIQTQALGLLLGVPFLFFAGWTTSTKVLLVAFLGFGLSKGLYDANIWASLYDVTPTNRRGVAAGVMNSLGWLGGGTAPVLIAAAATHVSLSVCVSATALIYLVLGLAALALRRRVDHI, from the coding sequence ATGCCGACGACGCTCGATGACCGCCCGCAGTACCGCTGGGCCGTCGTCGGCATGTTATGGTGCGTCTGCTTCTTCAACTACGCCGACCGCCAGGCGATCTTCTCGGTCTTCCCCCTGCTGGCCTCGGAGTTCCGCCTCTCAGACATACAACTAGGCGTCGTCGCTGCGTCCTTCATGTGGGTCTACGCGGGCTTCGGCCCGATAGCGGGCTGGATCAGCGACCGCGTCTCGCGCAAGACTGTTATCCTGGGCGCGCTGGCCTTCTGGTCGCTGGCCACAGCGGCCACAGCGCTCTCGACCGGATACAGCTCGCTGGTCTGGCTACGCGCTCTGGGCGGTCTGGGCGAGGCGTTCTACTTCCCCGCCGCCATGTCCATGCTGGGCGACTACCACGGCCAGACCACGCGCTCCCGCGCCATGTCCATCCACCAGTCGAGCGTCTACGCGGGCAGCATCGCGGGCGGCACACTCTCGGCGCTCGTGGCCGAACACCACGGCTGGCGTTCGAGCTTCCTGTTCTTCGGCGCAGCAGGGCTACTGCTGAACATCATGCTACTTCTATCGTTACGTGAGCCTACACGGGGAGCCACAGAAGAAAAACTAGCCACACACGAGAAGCAAAGCATCCTCACCGGCATCCGCGATGTACTCACTAACCCCAATGCCCTGGCCCTCATCGCCATCTTCATCGGCGCGAACTTCGTGGCAGTCGTCTTCCTCACATGGATGCCGACGTTCCTCTTCCGCAAGTTCCACATGACGGTCGCGATGGCAGGCTTCAGCGCCACAGCCTACATTCAGGCCGCATCCGTGTGCGGCGTGCTGCTGGGCGGAATGCTGGCCGACCGGGCAGCCCGACAAAGCCGCTCCGGCCGCATCCAGACACAGGCCCTCGGCCTCCTGCTCGGCGTGCCCTTCCTCTTCTTCGCCGGATGGACCACATCCACCAAGGTATTACTCGTAGCCTTCCTCGGCTTCGGTCTCTCCAAGGGACTCTACGACGCGAACATCTGGGCATCGCTCTACGACGTAACTCCGACAAATCGGCGTGGCGTCGCGGCTGGCGTAATGAACTCGCTGGGCTGGCTAGGCGGTGGCACCGCGCCAGTCCTGATCGCGGCAGCAGCGACCCACGTAAGCCTCAGCGTATGCGTCTCCGCCACTGCATTGATCTATCTCGTGCTGGGACTGGCAGCATTGGCCTTGAGACGGCGAGTCGATCACATCTGA
- a CDS encoding BlaI/MecI/CopY family transcriptional regulator — protein sequence MMRTLSELLSGRSLNRGPSLGRLEAEVLRILWARGESSVRDVLGHLSRPLAYTTVMTTLDRLFKKGLLDRHMADRTFRYIPCVPRRTESEEPATDVPLFHSQEARELLVSHLVDTVCEYDETLLAELEKNIAERRRQYELKASHEEPATK from the coding sequence ATGATGCGTACGCTCTCCGAACTCCTATCCGGCCGTTCCCTCAATCGCGGCCCCTCGCTCGGCCGGCTTGAGGCCGAGGTACTGCGCATCCTCTGGGCGCGCGGCGAGAGCTCCGTGCGCGACGTGCTCGGCCATCTGAGCCGCCCGCTCGCATACACCACCGTCATGACCACGCTTGACCGCCTCTTCAAGAAGGGCCTGCTCGACCGCCACATGGCCGACCGCACCTTCCGCTACATCCCCTGCGTCCCCCGGCGTACGGAGAGCGAGGAGCCAGCCACCGACGTGCCGCTCTTCCACTCGCAGGAGGCCCGCGAGCTGCTCGTCTCGCACCTGGTCGACACCGTCTGCGAGTACGACGAGACCCTGCTCGCCGAGCTGGAAAAAAACATCGCCGAACGCCGCCGCCAGTACGAACTCAAGGCCAGCCATGAAGAACCAGCCACGAAGTAA
- a CDS encoding M56 family metallopeptidase, whose translation MSYTLRLACACLASFFLVHVAASLLILALSSVATRLAVRMRASSGALLLFGLRLLPLTLSTLTVLLFCIPSYLRFEQDASESIGYPCLAFAAAGAALIAAAAMRFVWALFASHRIAQDEASPRIGIRSPFTLVGFLHPRLIVSHRARQALSQSQMEAALLHEEAHRQSYDNLKRLAMVSAPGVLPLHPTFRSLEQQWARMAEWAADDAAVASEPMRAIALAEALVRVARLSTRSEQIPVVSSLVACKDDLGERVQRLLGPTAQATPTTGHSRLRTAAVATAAAIITLLATHQREVLSLVHSAMEFLVH comes from the coding sequence ATGAGCTACACGCTGCGTCTCGCCTGCGCCTGCCTCGCCTCCTTCTTCCTCGTCCACGTCGCGGCGAGCCTGCTGATCCTCGCACTCTCCTCGGTCGCCACGCGGCTCGCAGTGCGAATGCGCGCCTCCTCGGGCGCCCTGCTGCTCTTCGGCCTGCGCCTGCTGCCGCTCACCCTCTCCACCCTGACCGTCCTGCTCTTCTGCATCCCCAGCTACCTGCGCTTCGAGCAGGACGCCAGCGAGAGCATCGGCTACCCCTGCCTGGCCTTCGCGGCTGCCGGAGCCGCCCTCATCGCGGCAGCGGCGATGCGCTTCGTCTGGGCACTCTTCGCCTCGCACCGCATCGCGCAGGATGAGGCCTCGCCCCGCATCGGCATACGTTCTCCCTTTACCCTGGTGGGCTTCCTGCACCCCCGCCTGATCGTCTCGCACCGCGCCCGCCAGGCCCTCTCGCAGAGCCAGATGGAGGCTGCCCTGCTCCACGAGGAGGCGCACCGCCAGTCCTACGACAACCTGAAGCGTCTTGCGATGGTCTCCGCCCCCGGCGTGCTGCCGCTGCACCCCACCTTCCGCTCGCTGGAGCAGCAGTGGGCGCGCATGGCCGAGTGGGCCGCCGACGATGCCGCTGTGGCCTCCGAGCCCATGCGCGCCATCGCCCTGGCCGAAGCCCTAGTCCGCGTCGCCCGCCTCTCCACCCGCAGCGAGCAGATCCCCGTCGTCAGTTCGCTGGTAGCCTGCAAGGACGACCTCGGCGAGCGCGTCCAGCGCCTTCTCGGCCCCACCGCACAGGCCACGCCGACCACCGGGCACTCTCGTCTCCGCACGGCAGCCGTCGCCACAGCCGCAGCCATCATCACCCTGCTGGCCACCCATCAGCGCGAGGTCCTCTCCCTGGTCCACAGCGCGATGGAGTTCCTGGTCCACTAG
- a CDS encoding carboxypeptidase regulatory-like domain-containing protein: MLRARNLFVSSLVVGATTLLSAQTPDTATLYGTVSDPTSARIAGAEIVATDTQTGVTRTVHADASGQFALVGLPTADSYDITATKDGFATSTLSHVTFVGGSSAHLDLRLAVSGGTAAITVTGAAGQARIDQPQLGDTLSREQIEETPLYGRKITYLALLNAANRPAINQGDVFMNQPLFTTNGAGRRQQYFEIDGVSGNDSWGRQTIFTAIPQDAVQEMSVLTNSFSAEYGASTGAVVNIITKSGSNRFHGDLLELWRPSRPEAALSGFTPGNAASGNDITNDSLGQTAASLSGPLAKKTFFLTGAEFSRQDRASPVISPLAPGNYVGHYRQWLGYLRLDHELNATTHLFYRGDIDAFSDTNPNGIVGGNALPTVARVFHKRTYANELGATTVLSPALVNNARAQFQLASPITEFDPVVFGTQFVVPIVNGGSTTTFTNGTSQSALLMNRQYQFNDTISFTKGRNQLSIGGDVLYAHTGGNSKEFGGPVYLGSFTFKPCTISATQSLTYCETTWAQNIGNALSYTQSYGNAAYTVDDVLWAGFVQDDLRLKNLTLNFGLRYERQTFTDSTLLFAPRVGFVYNPLSNGQIVIRGGFGIYDSQIVDNSQANYSLVGPTGVFNYTAQAGQVGFPTSIAAAPLPAFPAGAPVPLRSLYIRPGGGAFLNSFFPTNTLVNYPDKLVNPYSEQYNLGIEHQFAPGWTLAVDYVGTHTLRITRPLDVDAPASVARTIVPGTPATPTTPATAPTQSIRTAQAANCTRPYWISWYQSHGGTCDPNKNAGATPPYSVIQTDSDNGVLYYNALDVNINHTFAHGFSMLASYTWSHTIDNVDPDTTSQNPNDPLLTGKQEIGNAIFDQRHRLVLSGIYVAPFKIHVGGVATLAGGLPYNIVTGTTNSGDTGATTDRPLVNGAILGRDTGRGRPIYELAPFVSRSFGFFHDRVHAEGRAEAFNVLNHANFIGYNGTYGNGVTPSPTLGAPLAGITNQLPARSLQFSAKVSF, translated from the coding sequence ATGCTCAGAGCACGAAATCTCTTCGTCTCATCCCTCGTCGTCGGCGCCACGACGCTCCTTTCGGCCCAGACCCCCGACACTGCCACTCTCTACGGCACGGTCTCCGACCCCACCAGCGCCCGCATCGCCGGAGCCGAGATCGTCGCGACCGACACCCAGACCGGCGTCACCCGCACGGTCCACGCCGACGCCTCCGGCCAGTTCGCCCTCGTCGGCCTCCCCACCGCCGACAGCTACGACATCACCGCGACCAAGGACGGCTTCGCCACCTCCACTCTCAGCCACGTCACCTTCGTCGGCGGTAGCTCTGCGCACCTCGACCTGCGCCTAGCCGTCTCGGGCGGCACCGCCGCCATCACCGTCACCGGAGCCGCCGGTCAGGCCCGCATCGACCAGCCCCAGCTCGGCGACACCCTCAGCCGCGAGCAGATCGAAGAGACCCCGCTCTACGGCCGCAAGATCACCTATCTCGCCCTGCTCAACGCCGCCAACCGCCCCGCCATCAACCAGGGCGACGTCTTCATGAACCAGCCTCTCTTCACCACCAACGGAGCAGGCCGACGCCAGCAGTACTTCGAGATCGACGGCGTCAGCGGCAACGACTCCTGGGGCCGCCAAACCATCTTCACCGCCATCCCGCAGGACGCCGTGCAGGAGATGTCGGTCCTGACCAACAGCTTCTCGGCCGAGTACGGAGCCAGCACCGGCGCTGTCGTCAACATCATCACCAAGAGCGGCAGCAACCGCTTCCACGGCGACCTGCTCGAGCTGTGGCGGCCCTCCCGGCCCGAGGCCGCGCTCTCCGGCTTCACCCCCGGCAACGCCGCCAGCGGCAACGACATCACCAACGACTCCCTCGGCCAGACCGCCGCCAGCCTCTCCGGCCCGCTGGCCAAGAAGACCTTCTTCCTCACCGGAGCCGAGTTCAGCCGCCAGGACCGCGCCTCACCGGTCATCTCGCCGCTCGCCCCCGGCAACTACGTCGGCCACTACCGCCAGTGGCTCGGCTACCTGCGCCTCGACCACGAGCTGAACGCGACCACGCACCTCTTCTACCGCGGCGACATCGACGCCTTCTCCGACACCAACCCCAACGGCATCGTCGGCGGCAATGCACTACCCACCGTGGCCCGCGTCTTCCACAAGCGCACCTACGCCAACGAGCTGGGCGCGACCACCGTGCTCAGCCCCGCACTGGTCAACAACGCCCGTGCGCAGTTCCAGCTCGCCTCTCCCATCACCGAGTTCGACCCGGTCGTCTTCGGCACCCAGTTCGTCGTGCCCATCGTGAACGGCGGCAGCACTACCACCTTCACCAACGGCACCTCGCAGTCCGCCCTGCTGATGAACCGGCAGTACCAGTTCAACGACACCATCAGCTTCACCAAGGGCCGCAACCAGCTCTCCATCGGCGGCGACGTCCTCTACGCGCACACCGGCGGCAACAGCAAAGAGTTCGGCGGCCCGGTCTACCTCGGCTCCTTCACCTTCAAGCCCTGCACCATCAGCGCCACCCAGAGCCTCACCTACTGCGAGACCACCTGGGCACAGAACATCGGCAACGCTCTCTCCTACACCCAGAGCTACGGCAACGCCGCCTACACCGTGGACGACGTACTCTGGGCTGGGTTCGTACAGGATGACCTGCGCCTGAAGAACCTGACCCTCAACTTCGGCCTCCGCTACGAGCGCCAGACCTTCACCGACTCGACCCTGCTCTTCGCTCCGCGCGTCGGCTTCGTCTACAACCCGCTCAGCAACGGCCAGATCGTCATTCGCGGCGGCTTCGGCATCTATGACTCGCAGATCGTCGACAACTCTCAGGCCAACTACTCGCTCGTCGGTCCCACCGGTGTCTTCAACTACACGGCCCAGGCCGGACAGGTGGGCTTCCCCACCTCCATCGCGGCGGCTCCGCTTCCGGCCTTTCCCGCGGGAGCGCCAGTACCTCTGCGCAGCCTCTACATCCGTCCCGGCGGCGGCGCGTTCCTCAACTCGTTCTTCCCCACCAACACCCTGGTCAACTACCCGGATAAGCTGGTCAATCCCTACTCCGAGCAGTACAACCTCGGCATCGAGCACCAGTTCGCTCCCGGCTGGACCCTGGCCGTCGATTACGTAGGCACCCACACCCTACGCATCACCCGTCCCCTGGACGTCGATGCCCCGGCCTCGGTCGCCCGCACCATCGTCCCCGGAACCCCCGCAACCCCGACCACACCTGCGACTGCTCCGACGCAGTCGATCCGCACCGCCCAGGCCGCCAACTGCACCCGCCCCTACTGGATCTCCTGGTATCAGTCGCACGGCGGCACCTGCGACCCCAATAAAAACGCGGGCGCAACGCCACCCTATAGCGTCATCCAGACCGACTCCGACAACGGCGTCCTCTACTACAACGCACTCGACGTCAACATCAACCACACCTTCGCGCACGGCTTCTCCATGCTGGCCAGCTACACCTGGTCGCACACCATCGACAACGTCGATCCCGACACCACCAGCCAGAACCCCAACGATCCTCTCCTCACCGGCAAGCAGGAGATCGGCAACGCCATCTTCGATCAGCGTCACCGCCTCGTGCTCTCCGGCATCTACGTCGCGCCGTTCAAGATCCACGTCGGCGGCGTAGCCACTCTGGCCGGTGGCCTGCCCTACAACATCGTCACCGGCACCACCAACAGCGGCGACACCGGCGCAACCACCGACCGACCGCTTGTCAACGGAGCCATCCTGGGCCGCGACACCGGCCGTGGCCGCCCGATCTACGAGCTGGCTCCCTTCGTCAGCCGTTCCTTCGGCTTCTTCCACGACCGCGTCCACGCTGAAGGTCGCGCCGAGGCTTTCAACGTCCTCAACCACGCCAACTTCATCGGCTACAACGGCACCTACGGTAACGGCGTAACGCCTTCTCCGACCCTCGGTGCACCGCTCGCAGGCATCACGAACCAGCTTCCGGCCCGCTCGCTCCAGTTCTCGGCCAAGGTAAGCTTCTAA